Proteins co-encoded in one Waddlia chondrophila WSU 86-1044 genomic window:
- a CDS encoding exo-beta-N-acetylmuramidase NamZ family protein produces the protein MDSKLKQLLFVFFTCFLLPLSAKVSLGIDQLVSGKYDSLLKGKRVGLITNHTAVNKQMDSTIDLLKKHAKKGGFSLVAFFAPEHGLTGASHANTLIQDSRSPEGIPIFSLHGKTKRPTKEMLSHIDLLIFDIQDIGSRSYTYISTLFYAMEEAAKHNIRVIVLDRPNPINGITIDGPMMKEQWRSFVGYIDVPYCHGMTVGELARYFNEEYKVGCRLEVIPMQGWTREMTFRDTELPWVPTSPHIPEANSVWYYPTTGILGEISMVSIGIGYPLPFKMIGAPWIDADAFASQLNAQHFSGVRFHPFHFKPFYGLYADQDCHGVLIVITDDRQFLPVTTQYLIIGMLKSLYPKKFKESMQKTAHRKEMFSKVNGTDEVWRLMQEEPYIVWRLKELDRAKREQFKQKRERYLLYR, from the coding sequence ATGGATTCTAAATTGAAACAGTTGCTCTTTGTTTTTTTCACCTGCTTTCTGCTTCCTTTGTCTGCCAAAGTTTCCCTTGGAATCGATCAATTAGTCAGTGGAAAGTACGATTCTTTATTGAAAGGGAAGCGGGTTGGGTTGATCACAAACCACACAGCAGTCAACAAACAAATGGACAGCACCATCGACCTGCTGAAAAAACACGCTAAAAAGGGAGGCTTTTCCCTTGTTGCGTTCTTTGCTCCTGAGCACGGACTGACCGGTGCATCGCACGCCAATACCTTGATTCAAGACAGCCGCAGCCCTGAAGGAATCCCTATCTTCAGTTTACATGGCAAAACCAAGCGTCCGACAAAAGAGATGCTTTCCCACATCGACCTTCTCATCTTCGATATCCAGGATATCGGATCGCGCTCCTATACCTATATCTCCACACTTTTTTACGCCATGGAAGAGGCAGCAAAACACAACATCCGCGTGATTGTCCTGGACCGTCCCAATCCCATTAACGGCATCACCATCGACGGGCCGATGATGAAAGAACAGTGGCGTTCGTTTGTCGGCTATATCGATGTTCCTTACTGCCATGGAATGACAGTTGGAGAATTGGCACGCTATTTTAACGAAGAGTACAAGGTCGGATGCCGCCTTGAAGTGATTCCAATGCAGGGATGGACAAGGGAAATGACTTTTCGCGATACCGAGCTGCCATGGGTACCCACCAGTCCGCACATTCCCGAAGCCAACTCAGTCTGGTACTATCCGACAACAGGAATTCTTGGAGAGATCTCGATGGTCAGCATTGGAATCGGCTATCCTCTTCCCTTTAAAATGATAGGAGCTCCCTGGATCGACGCCGACGCTTTCGCCTCGCAATTAAATGCTCAACATTTTTCCGGAGTGCGCTTTCATCCTTTCCACTTCAAACCTTTTTACGGATTGTATGCCGATCAAGATTGCCACGGAGTCTTGATCGTGATTACCGATGACCGTCAGTTTCTTCCGGTAACCACGCAATATCTGATTATTGGAATGCTTAAAAGCTTGTATCCTAAAAAATTCAAGGAATCGATGCAGAAAACGGCTCACAGAAAAGAAATGTTCAGCAAAGTCAACGGCACAGACGAGGTGTGGCGCTTAATGCAGGAAGAACCCTATATCGTATGGCGGCTAAAAGAGCTTGACCGGGCGAAAAGGGAGCAATTTAAGCAAAAGCGGGAACGGTATTTATTGTACCGCTAA
- a CDS encoding co-chaperone GroES, protein MSTKMKIKPLGNRVLIKRSKAETSKGGILLPDSAQEKPKQGTVLAVGPGKLDENGTMEAMHVAEGDCVLFSSYAGTEVKDVDENSEDEYLILSQEDILGILSS, encoded by the coding sequence ATGAGTACCAAAATGAAAATCAAGCCGTTAGGCAACCGTGTTCTTATCAAAAGATCTAAAGCAGAAACGTCAAAAGGGGGAATCCTTCTGCCCGATTCTGCGCAGGAAAAGCCGAAGCAGGGCACTGTTCTCGCTGTAGGACCGGGGAAACTGGATGAAAACGGCACGATGGAAGCGATGCATGTTGCTGAAGGCGATTGCGTTCTGTTCAGCTCTTATGCGGGAACCGAAGTTAAAGACGTGGACGAAAACAGCGAGGATGAATATCTTATTCTTTCTCAAGAAGACATTTTAGGAATCCTCTCATCATAA
- the groL gene encoding chaperonin GroEL (60 kDa chaperone family; promotes refolding of misfolded polypeptides especially under stressful conditions; forms two stacked rings of heptamers to form a barrel-shaped 14mer; ends can be capped by GroES; misfolded proteins enter the barrel where they are refolded when GroES binds), with amino-acid sequence MAKLLKFKEDALKAILKGVHTLSKAVKVTLGPKGRNVVINKSFGAPTSTKDGVTVAKEIALKDKFENMGAQLVKEVASKTSDTAGDGTTTAIVLAEEIVRKGAKNVAAGSNPMSLKRGIDLAVQTLTEALQNLATPVKTSDEVKQIATISANNDPEIGTIIAEAMEKVGKDGIITVAEAKGIDTTLDVVEGMQFDKGFVSPYFITNGENMTVELENASILITDKKLSAVKELVAFLEKAMEKGPKPLLIIAEDIEGEALATLVVNKLKGGLPVCAVKAPGFGDRRKAMLQDIATLTGATVVSEEVGLQLEDVGPEVLGQAKTIKVSKEETTIVDGMGDHGKVQERVAQVKGELSKPNISNYDKEKLEERLAKLVGGVAVVNVGAATETELKEKKARVEDALHATRAAVAEGIVPGGGVALLRCVDALNTLKLTDEEAIGVQIIRDAAFAPATAIANNCGKQGNLIAEKIYESKGAMGYNGLTDTFEDLLQAGVVDPVLVTKQALTNAASVASLLLTTACMVTDKPEPKSQEPAMGGGMPGMGGMGGMGGMPGMGGMGGF; translated from the coding sequence ATGGCTAAATTACTCAAATTTAAAGAAGACGCACTCAAAGCGATCCTTAAGGGAGTCCACACGCTTAGCAAAGCAGTTAAAGTCACACTTGGCCCTAAAGGGCGCAACGTCGTCATCAACAAAAGCTTTGGCGCTCCCACTTCAACCAAAGATGGAGTAACCGTTGCAAAAGAGATTGCCCTCAAGGATAAATTTGAAAACATGGGCGCCCAGCTTGTCAAAGAGGTGGCTTCTAAAACATCTGATACGGCAGGAGATGGAACGACAACAGCAATCGTCTTAGCAGAAGAGATCGTGAGAAAAGGCGCAAAAAATGTGGCTGCCGGATCTAACCCGATGAGTTTGAAGCGCGGGATCGACCTCGCAGTGCAAACATTGACTGAAGCTTTGCAAAATCTTGCAACACCTGTCAAAACATCGGATGAAGTGAAGCAAATTGCGACCATCTCCGCTAACAACGACCCGGAAATCGGCACGATCATTGCCGAAGCGATGGAAAAAGTGGGCAAAGACGGCATCATCACAGTTGCTGAAGCCAAAGGGATCGATACCACTTTAGACGTTGTCGAAGGAATGCAGTTCGACAAAGGGTTTGTTTCTCCTTATTTCATTACAAATGGGGAAAACATGACTGTGGAACTGGAAAACGCTTCTATCCTCATCACAGACAAAAAATTGTCCGCAGTTAAAGAACTCGTCGCATTTTTAGAAAAAGCGATGGAAAAAGGCCCTAAACCGCTTTTGATCATTGCAGAGGATATCGAAGGGGAAGCATTGGCAACATTGGTTGTCAACAAGCTTAAAGGGGGACTGCCTGTCTGCGCAGTGAAAGCTCCTGGCTTTGGCGATAGACGCAAAGCGATGCTCCAAGATATTGCGACCCTCACAGGAGCGACTGTTGTCAGCGAAGAGGTTGGCCTGCAATTGGAAGATGTAGGACCTGAAGTGCTTGGACAAGCAAAAACGATTAAAGTTTCCAAAGAAGAGACAACAATCGTCGACGGCATGGGCGACCATGGCAAAGTTCAAGAGCGCGTCGCTCAAGTTAAAGGAGAACTCTCCAAGCCGAATATCTCTAACTACGATAAAGAGAAGCTTGAAGAGCGCCTGGCTAAATTAGTCGGAGGTGTTGCAGTAGTCAACGTCGGCGCAGCAACTGAAACAGAGCTCAAGGAGAAGAAAGCACGTGTCGAAGATGCATTGCACGCAACGCGAGCGGCTGTCGCCGAAGGGATCGTTCCAGGAGGAGGCGTTGCTCTCTTACGCTGTGTGGATGCATTGAACACTCTGAAGTTGACTGACGAGGAAGCAATCGGCGTACAGATCATCCGCGATGCGGCGTTTGCCCCAGCAACCGCGATTGCCAACAACTGCGGAAAGCAAGGCAACCTGATCGCAGAGAAGATCTATGAATCTAAAGGCGCTATGGGCTACAACGGACTGACTGACACATTTGAAGATCTGCTTCAAGCAGGTGTTGTCGATCCGGTACTCGTAACTAAGCAGGCGCTGACCAACGCAGCTTCCGTAGCATCCTTGCTGCTCACAACTGCATGCATGGTCACCGACAAACCTGAGCCTAAGTCTCAGGAGCCTGCCATGGGCGGCGGCATGCCGGGCATGGGAGGTATGGGTGGCATGGGCGGAATGCCTGGAATGGGTGGCATGGGCGGTTTCTAA
- a CDS encoding FmdB family zinc ribbon protein codes for MPTYAYICETCKHQMDAFQKITDFPLKECPKCAAPTLRRGPGGGIGLSFKGSGFYITDYSQKQECPSSCGKEGACKQV; via the coding sequence ATGCCAACATATGCCTACATTTGCGAAACATGCAAACATCAAATGGATGCGTTTCAAAAGATTACCGATTTCCCTTTGAAAGAGTGCCCGAAGTGCGCGGCGCCAACTCTTAGACGAGGACCTGGCGGCGGCATTGGTCTATCATTTAAAGGATCCGGATTTTATATCACGGATTATTCCCAAAAGCAAGAATGCCCCTCTTCATGCGGCAAAGAGGGTGCCTGCAAGCAGGTTTAA
- a CDS encoding GNAT family N-acetyltransferase, giving the protein MAENMQLKFKRLDNSIECIGFDCGEEALNKFLSLRALTEMSQRLSVTTVALDQRTASIIGFYSISPTQIAKESLSKREGRGVPYDLVPGIRIGRLAISKKYQGKGFGAKLLRHALQKCLKISEEFGGRVVVVDAKNEMVAAFYERYGFKSIKDDPLVFVLKVSTLVKIENKGDTI; this is encoded by the coding sequence ATGGCTGAGAACATGCAACTAAAGTTCAAACGATTAGACAATTCAATTGAATGCATTGGATTTGATTGTGGAGAGGAAGCCCTCAATAAATTTTTATCTTTAAGAGCACTCACCGAAATGTCTCAGCGTCTTTCTGTCACGACTGTAGCTTTAGATCAAAGGACTGCATCTATTATAGGTTTTTACTCAATTTCCCCAACTCAAATAGCCAAGGAGTCTTTATCCAAGCGCGAAGGGCGCGGAGTCCCATATGATTTAGTACCAGGCATACGAATAGGACGTTTAGCCATTAGTAAAAAATATCAAGGTAAAGGGTTTGGTGCAAAGTTACTAAGGCATGCTCTGCAGAAGTGTTTGAAAATATCAGAGGAATTTGGCGGAAGAGTAGTTGTGGTTGATGCAAAAAATGAAATGGTTGCGGCCTTCTATGAACGCTACGGGTTCAAATCAATCAAAGATGATCCCTTAGTATTCGTCCTCAAGGTTTCGACGCTGGTTAAAATTGAAAACAAGGGCGACACTATCTAG
- a CDS encoding TrkH family potassium uptake protein has translation MLYRDICKILGYYLLGLAVVLVVPLLLAAYYQWIADPMMHPQPHVTHAFFWSAASCLAISFCCYQYGKHSIGHLYRREGLVAVVLIWFLTPVFAGLPFYLSGTLENPCHAFFEAASGFSTAGATTMQAKKYDPRTGQEIPIERVFGGQQKTIYSYYGTIKPVVDPVTGKVLYEGIEAVGKALLFWRSFTQWLGGMGIVVLFVAILPALGIGGKRLFQAEIPGPIKDSLTPRIKETALQLWKIYLGLTAILAGLLLVTNHEMSWLEVATVTLSTISTGGFTTRNASIGAFDNPFTDWIVMIFMVLGSINFSLYFFLLKGKFYRIYEPEFFLFIAILILGCGVVSWQLVGNPLVLLSGEKLGLMSIHDAIRYGSFQFISAMTTAGFATVDYDHWPYFVQVLMLIVMFIGGMSGSTAGGMKVIRQLMVFRIVQYKCESLFRPETLRFFKLGEKEVGSGASIMVLCYFVIVIAMMAFSTIFYVWDGIDPQTSLSLSTMMINNIGMGFRMASPMESCAFLSDFALLFSSLLMIFGRLEFLAVLAVMVPAFWQKSK, from the coding sequence ATGCTATACCGCGATATCTGTAAGATTTTAGGATACTATCTTTTAGGCCTGGCAGTAGTTCTTGTTGTTCCTTTGCTTCTTGCTGCTTATTATCAGTGGATTGCAGATCCGATGATGCATCCTCAGCCACATGTAACGCATGCATTTTTTTGGTCGGCTGCCTCATGTCTTGCGATTTCTTTTTGCTGCTATCAATATGGAAAACATTCCATCGGGCATCTTTACCGCAGAGAGGGGCTTGTTGCGGTCGTCTTAATTTGGTTTTTGACTCCGGTTTTCGCAGGCCTTCCTTTTTACTTGAGCGGAACGCTTGAAAATCCTTGCCACGCATTTTTTGAAGCTGCTTCGGGGTTTTCAACTGCTGGAGCTACGACTATGCAGGCAAAGAAGTATGATCCGCGCACGGGTCAGGAAATTCCGATCGAGCGCGTTTTTGGCGGACAGCAGAAAACCATCTACAGTTATTACGGGACGATCAAGCCTGTAGTAGATCCTGTAACAGGGAAAGTACTTTATGAAGGGATCGAAGCGGTTGGGAAGGCGCTGCTTTTTTGGAGAAGCTTTACTCAATGGCTTGGCGGCATGGGAATTGTCGTTTTGTTTGTCGCCATCTTGCCAGCTCTTGGCATAGGCGGAAAGAGGTTGTTTCAAGCAGAAATTCCCGGTCCGATTAAAGACTCTTTGACACCTCGTATCAAAGAGACAGCTTTGCAATTATGGAAAATTTATCTCGGTCTCACTGCTATCCTCGCAGGTTTGCTCTTAGTAACAAATCATGAAATGAGTTGGCTGGAAGTTGCCACTGTGACACTTTCGACAATTTCTACAGGAGGATTTACGACTCGAAATGCGAGTATTGGAGCTTTCGACAATCCGTTCACCGATTGGATTGTGATGATTTTTATGGTACTTGGTTCAATTAATTTTTCCCTCTATTTTTTTTTATTGAAGGGAAAGTTCTATCGGATCTATGAGCCGGAATTTTTTTTGTTTATTGCGATTCTTATTCTTGGCTGCGGGGTTGTGTCTTGGCAGCTGGTTGGAAATCCTCTAGTTCTTTTGTCTGGGGAAAAGTTGGGTCTTATGTCGATTCATGATGCGATCAGGTATGGATCGTTTCAATTTATCTCAGCCATGACGACAGCGGGATTTGCCACAGTCGATTACGATCACTGGCCTTATTTTGTCCAAGTGTTGATGCTGATTGTGATGTTTATCGGTGGAATGTCCGGTTCAACAGCCGGAGGGATGAAAGTGATCCGTCAGCTGATGGTGTTTCGTATCGTTCAATACAAGTGCGAATCACTTTTTCGTCCTGAAACTTTGCGTTTCTTCAAATTAGGGGAGAAGGAAGTAGGATCAGGAGCGTCGATCATGGTTCTTTGTTATTTTGTGATTGTGATAGCAATGATGGCATTTTCGACGATCTTTTACGTTTGGGATGGCATCGATCCTCAAACCTCTTTGTCTTTGTCTACGATGATGATCAATAATATAGGAATGGGCTTCCGTATGGCCTCCCCCATGGAATCGTGCGCCTTTTTATCGGACTTTGCTTTGTTATTTTCCTCTCTTCTTATGATTTTTGGCCGTTTGGAGTTCTTAGCCGTTCTTGCTGTGATGGTTCCGGCTTTTTGGCAAAAGAGTAAATAA
- the trkA gene encoding Trk system potassium transporter TrkA, whose protein sequence is MNIVILGAGGVGRYIAQVLSKEEHNVILIDPNEKKLEKASWEMDVAIRQGSGTDWQLLDDLLDLSPDFLIALTSQDEVNLTACAIAKHLGYPRTIARVRDNRYLNRTRLDFSHIFEVDYFIGPELLVANDILKYMVSPGSLAVENFAHGAVQLRTLAIPEKWRKSDVPLQHLTLPKGVIIGLIRRDIPDAEEKGAKEVIFPHGQDVIKPGDEVTFIGETEAISELHRFLGIKQQRISSVVIIGGSLTGLNLARLLEGREVDVRLIEKDYDRCRYLAEKLPNTTIMNHQLNDIDYFKSEKIGTAEVFVACTESDEMNMIAALLGKEVGCDDVVVTLSNTNYAPIANQLGINHALSPRISTADHILSHILGGTVTSLVSFYDNQAEILEINVSMESKLVGIPLSELGSLLPKDFLIAMIQNRGRIMVANGNRIISPGDTVIVITSPKHIPELEKIF, encoded by the coding sequence ATGAATATTGTGATTTTAGGTGCCGGAGGCGTCGGCCGCTACATTGCGCAAGTGCTTTCAAAAGAAGAGCATAATGTGATTTTAATCGATCCTAACGAAAAAAAATTGGAAAAAGCTTCTTGGGAGATGGATGTTGCGATCCGCCAAGGCTCCGGAACGGATTGGCAGCTTCTTGATGATCTCTTAGATCTCTCTCCCGATTTTTTGATTGCGTTGACAAGTCAAGACGAGGTCAATCTTACAGCTTGCGCCATTGCTAAGCATTTAGGATATCCCCGTACGATTGCTAGGGTGCGTGACAATCGCTACCTCAATCGGACACGTTTGGATTTTTCCCACATATTTGAAGTGGATTATTTTATCGGCCCCGAACTCCTTGTGGCAAATGATATCCTGAAGTACATGGTCAGTCCGGGTTCTTTGGCTGTGGAGAACTTTGCGCACGGCGCTGTTCAATTGAGAACCTTGGCAATTCCGGAAAAATGGCGCAAAAGCGATGTGCCATTGCAGCATTTGACGTTGCCGAAAGGGGTGATTATTGGTCTCATTCGACGTGATATTCCGGATGCAGAAGAGAAAGGGGCCAAGGAAGTGATCTTTCCTCATGGCCAGGATGTGATTAAACCAGGCGATGAAGTGACGTTCATTGGAGAAACGGAGGCCATTTCTGAGTTACATCGGTTCCTTGGCATTAAACAGCAAAGAATTTCTTCCGTTGTGATCATAGGAGGATCGCTGACAGGGTTGAACCTTGCACGTCTTCTTGAGGGACGCGAAGTTGATGTACGCTTAATCGAAAAAGATTATGACCGCTGCCGCTATCTTGCCGAGAAGCTTCCCAATACAACAATCATGAACCATCAGTTGAATGATATCGATTATTTTAAATCCGAAAAGATCGGAACGGCCGAAGTCTTTGTCGCCTGCACTGAAAGCGATGAGATGAACATGATTGCTGCTCTTTTGGGGAAAGAGGTTGGTTGCGATGATGTGGTGGTTACTCTGTCTAACACAAACTACGCCCCTATTGCCAATCAGCTTGGAATCAATCATGCATTGTCTCCGAGAATCAGCACTGCAGACCATATTCTTTCCCACATTCTTGGGGGAACGGTTACTTCACTTGTCTCATTTTACGACAATCAGGCGGAAATTTTAGAAATTAACGTTTCCATGGAATCCAAGCTTGTCGGCATTCCCTTGTCCGAGCTTGGATCGTTGCTGCCCAAAGATTTTTTGATTGCAATGATTCAAAACCGCGGGAGAATTATGGTAGCGAACGGAAACAGAATTATTTCTCCTGGAGATACGGTGATTGTCATCACAAGCCCGAAACATATTCCTGAATTGGAAAAAATTTTTTAA